A single genomic interval of Sander lucioperca isolate FBNREF2018 chromosome 9, SLUC_FBN_1.2, whole genome shotgun sequence harbors:
- the LOC116046239 gene encoding aquaporin FA-CHIP-like, producing the protein MREFKSKDFWRAVLAELVGMTLFIFLSISTAIGNKNNGNPDQEVKVSLAFGLAIATLAQSLGHISGAHLNPAVTLGMLASCQISVFKAVMYIVAQMLGSALASGIVYGARPINNDALGLNSLSDVSPSQGVGIELLATFQLVLCVIAVTDKRRRDVTGSAPLAIGLSVCLGHLAAISYTGCGINPARSFGPALILNDFTNHWVYWVGPMCGGVAAALMYDFLLAPKFDDFPERMKVLVSGPVGDYDVNGGNDAATVEMTSK; encoded by the exons ATGAGAGAGTTCAAGAGCAAGGACTTCTGGAGGGCTGTTCTGGCCGAACTGGTTGGCATGACCCTTTTCATATTCCTGAGCATCTCCACAGCTATTGGAAACAAGAACAATGGCAACCCAGACCAGGAGGTGAAGGTGTCGCTGGCCTTTGGACTGGCCATCGCCACGCTGGCCCAGAGTTTAGGCCACATCAGTGGAGCCCACCTGAATCCTGCAGTTACTCTCGGGATGCTTGCCAGCTGCCAGATCAGTGTGTTCAAGGCGGTCATGTACATTGTGGCCCAGATGCTGGGTTCGGCCCTGGCCAGTGGCATTGTATATGGAGCACGTCCAATTAACAATGATGCACTGGGGCTTAACTCT CTCAGCGATGTCAGTCCCAGCCAAGGCGTAGGCATAGAGCTCCTGGCAACCTTCCAGCTGGTGCTGTGTGTCATTGCAGTCACTGATAAAAGGCGGCGTGACGTCACCGGCTCTGCACCGTTGGCCATTGGCCTCTCAGTCTGCCTGGGACACTTGGCAGCT ATCAGCTACACAGGCTGTGGCATCAATCCCGCTCGCTCCTTTGGTCCGGCTTTGATCCTAAACGATTTCACGAACCACTGG GTGTACTGGGTGGGACCAATGTGCGGTGGTGTAGCCGCAGCTCTCATGTATGATTTTCTGCTGGCCCCCAAATTTGATGACTTTCCTGAGCGCATGAAGGTCCTGGTCAGCGGCCCAGTCGGTGACTATGACGTAAACGGAGGCAACGACGCTGCAACTGTGGAGATGACGTCAAAATAG
- the LOC116045401 gene encoding LOW QUALITY PROTEIN: aquaporin-2-like (The sequence of the model RefSeq protein was modified relative to this genomic sequence to represent the inferred CDS: inserted 2 bases in 1 codon; substituted 1 base at 1 genomic stop codon), whose product MSEIKAWAVLAECLGIIIFVFISLSATIWDRNNSYPDXIKEAFAFGLSIATLAECIGHISGARRNSATTLGLLASCXMSMLRALFYMIAQISETVAGSAIVYGIRPKNIDLLGDNTLNGISPLQGFDVKFLLTLQLVLCVLDVTDRRCAFGLVPLAIGLLL is encoded by the exons ATGTCAGAAATTAAAGCATGGGCAGTTCTGGCTGAGTGTCTTGGAATTATCATCTTTGTCTTTATCAGCCTCTCAGCTACAATATGGGACAGAAATAATTCTTACCCTGA CATAAAAGAGGCATTTGCCTTTGGCTTGTCCATTGCCACATTAGCTGAGTGTATAGGTCATATTAGCGGTGCCCGCCGGAATTCTGCCACCACCCTTGGCCTCCTGGCCAGCTGCTAGATGAGTATGCTCAGAGCCCTTTTCTACATGATAGCTCAGATTTCAGAAACAGTGGCTGGCAGTGCCATTGTGTATGGTATCAGGCCAAAAAACATAGATTTACTTGGTGATAACA CGCTAAATGGAATCAGCCCATTGCAAGGTTTTGATGTAAAATTCCTTCTCACCCTTCAGTTGGTCCTGTGTGTGCTTGATGTCACAGACAGAAGATGTGCTTTCGGACTTGTACCTCTGGCAATTGGATTGTTGTTGTAG